In Salvelinus alpinus chromosome 22, SLU_Salpinus.1, whole genome shotgun sequence, one genomic interval encodes:
- the LOC139549003 gene encoding F-box only protein 46-like, which yields MDRDTFSHIRLWCPRPFGTYSQNKPRSTGTGGSGAAPSLCKADTAGRTSLEAGRGVDGQEEEDAGSENTPPDADPASAPQAPSTPPGATQMEDGRVLLDTWYVIKPGNTKEKIAFFVAHQFSGVGLPRPSAIKVKGNWATDCTKAKRRRRCSSYDPPARAQASVIPAPPPPEPSTLEDLPGVSETDLLSVAEMVALVEQRTAMALQGMVAQGQTAPEDPEHTLLRGTVSDPSPMVFLSESPDPPHPSHGALEEEEEQESRRVAQVVAHFESQHQLLENTLRPASGLDPPRERERSGDSGSAGPTHGRGEVRIAFRVSSLDPRSQSEPAGRPCCMFMSCGGGGGQTGARANEKITCDLYQLVSPSSRDPSLLLAGSPKADPHGEGHTDRPASSSPDPSRELGSGEKKPVARERVTGFHVEVVVTGAVDQCVFYGKDSTENVQEETVCFAMPSGVSPADGSEDPPPGQLFFLQPQRGSDEDSGSGMCSLDCANNNNPAVDAADRPDSPLAGVEDCSDPSLCRLYRHVSHHFLEIRFQIQRLLEPRQYMLLLPDHIMVNIFSYLPTRSLAALKCTCYDFKVLIETYGVPATDSRWNQDPLYREDPCKQCKRQYERGDVSLCRWHPKPYHHDLPYGRSYWMCCRRTDKDTPGCCVGLHDNNWVLQPCELVQTRAKREDGR from the coding sequence ATGGACCGAGATACCTTCTCCCACATCCGACTGTGGTGCCCACGCCCCTTTGGCACCTACTCCCAGAACAAGCCCCGAAGCACGGGTACGGGGGGCAGTGGGGCAGCCCCCTCCCTCTGCAAGGCTGACACTGCGGGGCGCACGTCGCTGGAGGCCGGGCGAGGCGTGGATggccaggaggaggaggatgccGGCTCCGAGAACACTCCCCCAGACGCCGACCCGGCATCGGCACCGCaggccccctccacccctcccggCGCCACAcagatggaggatgggagggtgCTGCTGGACACCTGGTACGTCATTAAGCCGGGCAACACCAAGGAGAAGATTGCCTTCTTCGTGGCCCACCAGTTCAGTGGGGTGGGCCTGCCTCGACCCAGCGCCATAAAGGTGAAAGGGAACTGGGCCACGGACTGCACTAAGGCCAAGCGTAGGCGCCGCTGCTCCTCCTATGACCCCCCCGCCCGGGCCCAGGCCAGCGTTATTCCCGCCCCCCCGCCCCCAGAGCCCTCCACCCTAGAGGACCTCCCCGGCGTGAGTGAGACTGACCTGCTGTCCGTGGCGGAGATGGTGGCCCTGGTAGAGCAGCGTACAGCCATGGCCCTTCAGGGCATGGTGGCCCAGGGACAGACTGCCCCAGAAGACCCCGAACACACACTCCTGCGGGGCACAGTCTCCGACCCGAGCCCCATGGTGTTCCTGTCAGAGAGCCCTGACCCCCCACACCCCTCGCATGGTgccctggaggaggaggaggagcaggagtcgCGGCGTGTGGCTCAGGTCGTAGCCCACTTTGAGTCCCAACATCAACTCCTGGAGAACACACTGAGGCCCGCGTCGGGCCTGGACCCTCCCAGGGAGAGGGAGCGGAGCGgggactctggcagcgccgggcCCACCCACGGCCGAGGCGAAGTGAGGATAGCCTTCCGGGTGTCCAGCCTGGATCCTCGCTCGCAGTCGGAGCCCGCAGGCCGGCCCTGCTGCATGTTCATGAGctgtgggggaggaggggggcagACGGGGGCCCGGGCCAACGAGAAGATCACCTGTGATCTCTACCAGCTGGTCAGCCCCTCGTCACGTGACCCCAGCCTCCTTCTGGCCGGCTCTCCAAAAGCTGACCCCCATGGGGAGGGCCATACGGACCGGCCAGCCTCCAGCAGCCCGGACCCCAGCCGGGAGCTCGGCTCTGGGGAGAAGAAGCCTGTGGCCCGGGAGAGGGTGACTGGCTTCCACGTGGAGGTGGTGGTCACGGGTGCTGTGGACCAGTGTGTGTTCTATGGCAAGGACAGCACAGAGAATGTGCAAGAGGAGACGGTGTGTTTCGCCATGCCCAGTGGGGTCAGCCCTGCCGACGGCTCAGAGGACCCCCCTCCAGGCCAGCTGTTCTTCCTGCAGCCCCAGAGAGGGTCTGACGAGGACAGTGGCAGTGGAATGTGCTCTTTGGACTGTGCCAATAACAACAATCCTGCTGTGGATGCTGCTGACCGGCCGGACTCCCCCCTGGCCGGCGTGGAGGACTGCTCGGACCCCTCCCTGTGCCGTCTCTACCGCCACGTCTCTCACCACTTCCTGGAGATCCGCTTCCAGATCCAGCGGCTGCTGGAGCCTCGTCAGTACATGCTGCTACTGCCCGACCACATCATGGTCAACATCTTCAGCTACCTGCCCACCCGCTCGCTGGCCGCCCTCAAGTGCACCTGCTACGACTTCAAGGTTCTGATTGAGACGTACGGTGTGCCCGCCACCGACTCGCGCTGGAACCAGGACCCGCTGTACCGCGAAGATCCCTGCAAGCAGTGCAAGCGGCAGTACGAACGGGGCGACGTGTCTCTCTGCCGCTGGCACCCCAAACCTTACCACCACGACCTGCCTTATGGACGCTCCTATTGGATGTGCTGCCGGCGCACGGACAAGGACACACCAGGCTGCTGCGTGGGGCTGCATGACAACAACTGGGTACTGCAGCCCTGCGAGCTGGTGCAGACCCGCGCTAAGAGGGAGGACGGGAGGTAA